The Ricinus communis isolate WT05 ecotype wild-type chromosome 8, ASM1957865v1, whole genome shotgun sequence sequence ACCCGTCAAGCACACACAATATTTTGCTTGGCCAATGAAACAACTCAATTAATAAGATGATTTAACATTTCCAgcaaagaaacataaaatttgCTTTAGAAAAAGATTAGAATATGAAATTAATCAGATTTAACCCATATCAAAATTAGCCTCATCTACTAGATTagtactttaaaaaaaatgccTATTAATTCAATAACAAGAATTACAATCATTAACattagcttgatgatcctCCTCATCTTTAACCTCTCTAGGGGAACACAAGGGGAACAAAGGCAACAATTCAGGAGGCTCAGCTCCTCTAGGAGTACTTAAAGGACTTGGATGCAAATAAAACCCTTTTTCAGCAATAGCTCTCTCTTCGTCGCATTCAGTTTCTCTTGGACTCCCACGAGCGCAGAATTCTTCACAAGGTGATCTAGGACTCACGCGAGAAGAAGAAACAGCAAAGAAATCCAAAGTCGACACGGGCGACACCAAGAAACCTCGCTGTTGCTGCCTTAACTGGAAAAGCTGCTGATGAGGATGATGA is a genomic window containing:
- the LOC107261148 gene encoding VQ motif-containing protein 11 yields the protein MASTSNNTGTTHHSSATYGSDPTSPNTTFVQADPSTFRTIVQKLTGAPDDPSTQKLPLTHPNRPNAIPGPKRPAFKLQERRQSAKNLQINLSNYPDNINNFELHDHHPHQQLFQLRQQQRGFLVSPVSTLDFFAVSSSRVSPRSPCEEFCARGSPRETECDEERAIAEKGFYLHPSPLSTPRGAEPPELLPLFPLCSPREVKDEEDHQANVNDCNSCY